In Tripterygium wilfordii isolate XIE 37 chromosome 15, ASM1340144v1, whole genome shotgun sequence, one DNA window encodes the following:
- the LOC120017266 gene encoding mini zinc finger protein 3-like has translation MIMKKRQVVMKSRDGANGRADASTTSSSVLTRVRYGECQKNHAANIGGYAVDGCREFMASGEEDTNGELICAACGCHRNFHRREVETEVVCDYSPPNSSSSHRGQ, from the coding sequence ATGATCATGAAGAAACGTCAAGTGGTAATGAAGAGTAGAGATGGGGCTAATGGAAGAGCAGATGCTTCTACTACATCATCTTCAGTGTTGACAAGAGTTAGGTATGGTGAGTGTCAGAAGAATCACGCGGCGAACATCGGCGGATACGCTGTAGATGGATGCAGGGAATTCATGGCAAGTGGAGAAGAAGACACAAATGGTGAACTGATTTGTGCTGCTTGTGGCTGCCACAGGAACTTCCATAGAAGGGAAGTGGAAACTGAAGTTGTTTGTGACTACTCTCctcctaattcttcttcttctcatcgcGGTCAATAG